The genome window CAGCTTCGAACTTGAGTAAAAGTTGAATCATTATGTAATAAGACCCAACATAATTTACCATGAAAAGCAAATACTCTAACCATGACTATCCAGTCAAACAATCATTAGTTTGTTAAAGACATTAGAACAAATGTGATTAAACCGACACAATATTATCCTACTTCTAATTAACTGAGCTATTTCTAACGACTGGTATAATCACCTGAGGAAAGAGCCGTTCCAGACTAACGTAGGCCACAAAAAATCTACTGTTGTCCTATAATGGCAGCCTTCATATCCTCCATTAATTGATCAATCTTCATTCGGAAACCAAAATATTGCCCTTGGTACTCGCTAACTGCGTTTAATTTAATCGTTGGAATCGTTAGTTTTTCGGCATTTGCGTTGGACTGAGGTTTCTTTAGACCTGGCGGGCCTCGCTTGGCTGACTACTTTCTATGCGCATGAGCCCTTGAAGTCATACAGAACCAGTGACCTTTAAATTGGCCGACTGAAATAACCCGAGGGTAGGCTACTTCCCGTAGTTCTGATTGCGGCTGACGACGGTACGGTTCCAATTTCTGCTTGCACCAACCGGAGGTTACATTTTGGGTTGGTTGAGTCTGTTTGAGGAGGAAACCCATAAAACGAACAAGCCCGTGACTTGTCAACAGAATTGCTCTACTTGGCAGTTCGAAGGCTATTACCGTTATTATATACTCCATTCATGTAAAATATGATTGCTGGACCCATAATTACTCTCACCATGATTTAAAAGTAGCTCATTCAGTGAACTATAGGAGTAAATCTAAGCATGATCTCACTATAGGGTGATCTCATAAGTGCATCTCCAAGGTAACCACAGGTAATGTGAAAGTTCGGAGATAAAGTACATCTGTCCCGTCTGTTGATACTCACCAAGCCCCAAGCAgatacaccccacacacacagagacacacacacacacacacacacacacacacagactaacatgtacacacagatgcacacacacatctgtcagtGTAACACTGAGAGAGTGCATGGACTGTGTTCAGAggagccatccatccatccaacctTTCCCCTCAATGCAAGGAGACGCAATAGGATTGCCAAGCGTCTGACTTCAAGTGAATGACATCATCATTGGTTGAAAAGGCTCTATTGAGAAGCACATCCTGCTCTCCGCTCTCGGAGGAGGCACAGATGGGTAgcagtgggagaggaggaagcaCTCCATCTTTAGAAGTTAAGAATGGGTGACGTCCTAATTGGTACGGGTCTGTTTCCTGTACGGACCAGTGAACCATGTTGGGGGAATCAGGCAAATCAAATGTTGAACAGCATATCAGTAATACTagggtggggagtggggaggggttggggggtggggtagaGGTGCAGTGTGGGTAAGGTTCAAAGGGGGTTTGAAAGCTAAATGCAACTTTTCCTGCCTTTAAACAGAGGTTGTCATATTTGAAGTTCGGGAGGAGAAGATCCAACCACTTCGGTCTGCCATTTCATGACGACATCTCATGATGGTGTTGCCAATACCATTACGTGGCATTTTGACTGCAGATGAAGAGGTTCAATCCCCCGCACCCAAACCCAATATGGGAAATGTTTGGAAAAAGGCAGACAGTAGATTACTAAATATTTCTCCCTCATACTTTGGATGGTATCAGAATGTGAATGTATTTAGGGAAGACTTTCCTGTAATGTCACCCATGCACACTACATTGTGAGTTTGGATCCTGCTAAGCCCACGACAGTTAACTTCCATTCTGCTGCTGTTAGAGTCCCTCGCCTCCTGCACAGTTTCGAGCCACTTTAAATACAAAaaccatctgctaaatgaagaaaTACTAATAAGAAACGATCTAATGTCACTCCTAGGGCTGTTTTCTCCAACACAGGTTAGGCATGTAGCCAGTCTCTGACTGAGGCAACAAGGAAGGTTTTAAGTATCTGGACAACCGTCTCATTCAGTATCAAAAACAAGGTAATAGAAACATCACAAGGTACCCCAGTGTTTGTATTGGATTAAATTACTTTTTATTCTAGGCTTTATAAACGACTACTTTTTCATAATTTAAACAatgacacatttacaaaacatcaGCTTTTCTAAAACAGAATAATAGTATATAGTAAACAAcaatttttatttaaaatatataaaaatatttcTGGTTTCTTCATAGCAGACTTGAAGTACGGAGTGGGGGGGATGGATTCCAGATGGCTGACTTTACAATCCACCCAACAGTCCTCTCCGTCGAAGAACAAAACTGTACAATAACTTTGATCACAAAAAAACACCAAATGATAAAAATGATATGGTACAGGAGGACGTTGAAGATCTTCACCTAACTGTAAGTGCATTCTATCAGTACAAAACACGTAAAAACATCTGTAACACTGACATGTTTTGTATGCCATCTATGACCCATGATAGAAGCTGCCTttgagacacagagaaagacttACATTCCCTCTAAAGCTGCTGTGGGTTCTAGGATTCATTAGTTACAGGTCCATCCAGAAAACATGAACAAAGCAACATGAGCTTAGTTTGTTCATACAACTCATAAGTGCATTTTGGAGATATCGACGGAGATCAAAGAGGGCTGGTGACTGGACTGGTTACACAAGCTGAACAGTGGAATCCTTTAGGAATCTATCTTTCAAAGTAAAACAAGTGTAGAGGAAGTTCCAGTGAGAAGTGACCAGCCATTGTTTCATGGTAGGATTGAGAGAGTTCAGTTTGTACATATCTCAGTACACAACATGCAGAGGCCACAACAAAACAATACCTCTTCCACTCTGTTTAATCACCTCAGacaacactgaacacacagctcAGGTAAATGGTGCGTAcacactctcacgcacacacacacacacacacacacacagatagacacgcacacacatttacaaatgcagacgcacacacacacacatgaacacgaGATAAAACAGGAAGAATGAATGAATCATTTGTTCTCATTCCCCTCTTTCCATCCAGCCCCTCTTTCCCTTTTCATTTGATCCGTCCCATCCTGTTATCTCCTCATTTCCTCTATgtgatccctccctctctgcctcctctccatctctccatgccCTCCACTCCTGTCTtctccatatctctccctcTGGCCTCTTTCTGACTTCCCTGTCCTCCTATCTGCAGGAGCAGGTCTCTACAGACATGGCAGGGTAGACCTTAAGGACCGGgttcccatcctcctcctggtACAGCACGGCCAAGGAGCTCATCTTTTCTGGCACGCAGCAAGGCTCTGGCACGCCTGGCACGATGCCCACCGCTCGCACGATACTCTGGATGGTGGCGTGGTTGGAAGGGCGCATCAACTGCAAGAGAAAGcaaaggaggcagggagggagagaaggaagtggagaaggagaTTAAGAATGAGGGGAAGGGCAGACAGGCGAGGGAAAAGAATGACAATAGACAGACCAATAATACATATTAACGCATTGGAACCACCAGATAAAACGTGGATACCTTAGTCTAGCTGTTTAAGTATGCTTCTACCTTGGGCATGGGGAAGCCACAGGTGCCAGCGCAGTAGTAGGCATCGAAGGCCTTGGGTGCCAGGACCCACTCACTCCAGCCGATGTCTGAAAAGTCTACCCGGAGGCTTCTCCTGGTGCAGCCTTTCTGCTGGGGCAGGCCCCActgcctcctcctggcctggCGCATCGTCCGCTCATCGAACCGCAGCTCGGGGGAACGACTCTGGCCCCTGGCCCCTCCATTTCTCCCCTCatgcttccctccatccctactCCCTCCGTCCTTCCTCTCAGCCTTCCGTCCGTCGTTGGGCTTCTTCACTGTCCTCTGGTCAATGCGAAGAATCGCAAGTTTTTCCTGCTCTTCTTTTTGCACTTgatgttctcctctcctctccactcctccttccttcccttcatCCTGTCCCACTTCCCGTCCTTCGTGgactttcctcctcttctccttcttctcagGCTTGGCCTTGGGTTTGAGGGCCAGGTAAGTGTTCTGCCACAGGCTCTCCTTGCTGTACCCCTCCAGAGTGTAGTCCACCTCGGGCAGCTCGTTGTTGTGgatggggtcagaggtcatcggagcctgtctcctgactctgcctgagagggaggcagggtgcgggagggagggggaagagactgGGGGTGAGGCTTCCCCCCCTTCACTGAAAGGGTCAAACCTCTGCAGGGTTGCAGCCACACTATTGGGCTCTACCAAGGCCTGGTCATCTGCATACACCAGCAGGTAGGGCAGGTTAGCCTCAGACAGCGCTTCATCTGGGTACCTCTGGTACTGCAGGCCATAGTCCATCTGAAGAGACACCAGGAGCTGTCCCTGCCCTCTGGCCTCTTTGATGACCTGGGTCACATCCTTCATCTGCCAGACCCCTCTCCTGTGGGGGTGAAAGGTCACATTGCCTAAGAGCGACCCCTGTGACCCCAGTGTGACTCCTGAACCCGTGGGTATGGAGCGAAGGAGGATGTGGACAGAGGGAACAGAGTTGAGGGGCAGGGCGCGGCAGGATGGGGCTTTGAATCGTTTGCAGAACCAGGCTCTCTGTCTAGGGCGCtggtcaaacaggaagtgaaagcTGGCTGACTGGATGACCTCAGAGTCCAGGAGAGAAGTTAGGTTTAGATGGTACACCACCCTCTGGTCAGACCGCTCTACAGAAATGAAACAACCAATGAATCAGTTAATCAGTAATTCTATATATTTCTTACTGTTGGGAAGACCAGACATGAACAGAAGAGAGAATAGagcagaaagaagagaagagtagagagaggagagaagacagggaAGATAAGAGAGATTAGAGACAGAGTAAGGTATAAGCTACATATTTATGATGTAGAATTGACGTAAAATTCAACAGCAGAGTTATTGTTCATTGTATGAGAGTTCAGCGGAAGTATGGAATGACTCAAGAGATATACATTACCTTGGATTCAGTCAGCAGCATATGGAAACGCTTACTCCAGTTCCCGCTAAAGCTTCCCCTAAGCCCAATACGGCCAACACTGTCTCCTTCGGCACCGAGACACCATAATCAAATGTTTTAACAGATCTCTCAGTGTTGTGAAAACTCTCTTACATCTCTCCTTCGATTACACGTTGGCTTCTGGAGTAAAAATACACGCGTGTTATCGCATGCCATCTGAGAGCTGTATGCGAAGCGTATATGACCCTCcgttttatttataaaaacagAATCGGACAATGAAACGCCACTCTGTGTTTAGCCTCCAGACTCCAGCCAGGGAGACCGCAAGCAGTCCTAGCTGGAGAGGACACGGCACGATGCTGCGCTGCTGTCGccgcgtaaaaaaaaaaaaacagtcagcaGCTGCGCTGCTCTGCAGAAGTCAGTTGCAAGCTGTGATGCTCGCGGGGAATCTTACACATTCTTGACCGTATTACGCGTCTGTCTGCGGTATGGCTTTCCGGCAGAGACACCGCGCCGCGGGGCCGCAGCCGCCAATGCGCGCCCAAAGCGTCCCGAGATCACTTAGCAAAGGCATTCTCAGACTGTTCCATAACAATCCTACCTATTTGGGGTGTCTGACCGCGCCATGCAGACCCCGCTGGGCATTGGCGGGTTTATCGAGCTTATGTTGCCTTGTAGAAGGCAACAGAAACagtgttgctaaaataaaatacCAAACTGATGCATCTGTTTTAAAGGCAAATTGTTGCATTCCTGCAACCAGGAGATTCATTGTTTAATGCTTCCGTTGCTATAGTGCCATGCAATCCACATACGATTGTGAATATCATTCTACATCATAGTATCTACGGAGGAGTGTCAGATGTGTCTCGTGCGCACAACGGGGAGCTGTCCATTGAGAGCTTTAACTCACCTTGAATCCCTTTAAAACTCCTGACTGTGTTGCCTTCCTGGGGGTGGCGGACCTCGCGGTTGTATTTCTCGTACACTTTGAACATGTGTTGGGAAACGGCATCTGGCCTGGCACCGTCCAAGAAAGACTCGAATGGAGATTCCCGTGCGCTCCTCATGGCTCGGATCAGGTTTCTACCCGCGGCAGCTCCAAGGTAACCATTCAGCCCCAAAACAAGAGTGTACAACGAAAACACGGACAAGGTACCCATCTCACGGAATTAACAAAACACCTAGATCCAATGGATAAACTGCAACGAAAAATGAGTCAAAACCACCCGAGAAAAGGCTACGATGAAAATCCAGGTTCTGTGTGCGTAAAAACTTTCCACCTCGCTTCACACTTCTTTCTCACAGCAAAACGCTCACTCATTCAGTGGCCGGCGGCGTAGGTGCGTAGTGGGTTGGTTTAACCTCCAGTCCTGGCTGCTACTTTCTACACTTGTCTTTGCTTCCACCGTCAGAGGCTACAGGGAGAACACACTGGAGCCGCGAAAGGTGCTGACGTCTCTACTCCTGCCAGCCAACAAGCGCTCTCACACCCACCAGCATAACTCCTGCTGGTcaaatgctctctctctttatcactcccctttctctcttttctagccctctgtctctgtccaacTACAATGATAATGACGATGATAAGGATAATGGCTAACAGGATGCCAGTGTTTTGCCATATTGTTTACATCTGGTTCTGTGATTCAATACATGAGCACCAGAAACACAAGTGTTTGCTGTCAAAGTAATTCCTGCCACGAGTTTCCATGCTTAAACATTGTTTCCAGTAACAGTTTTTGACATGGTCTCGGTCACACATAATTAGTGCAGAAACACCTACAATAACAAGCTGATCAACCTCACACAGCCCACAAGACCTAGTCATCACGATATTTCAGAATGAACCGAGACTGTCAGAGATgtacggagagaaagagatatgaTAGATAAACAGATCTATGGATAGATAGAAAAGTACAAATGTGAgagtatgcgtgtgtatgaatgtgtttgcatgcatgtgtgtgtgtttgtgtatgtgtttgcttgcatttatgtgtgtgtgtagtgtttcgAGGAGTGGTGTTTTTGTGTAAAGGATTATCAGATGTGGTTCTATTGAAAAAACTCTTGTGATTTTATTCATGGTATTCAGAACATAAGTTCCACTGGGTTTAGCCACTCAAACTCTTCACTGCCGGTGTTTCTccctggtatgtgtgtgtgtgagtgtgtgtgtgagtgtgtgttgtcactggtgttagtgtgtgtctctggtgtctgtagctCTGTGCCAACAATGCTGGTTCTGTGAGAGTGGTGGCCTCCAACAGGGAGGCTGTAACTAGCTGGGCCCCTtgggtcacacatacacacacacacacacacacacacacacacacacacacacacacacacacacacacacatgcacacccacgcacacacatccacacacataacacacccccacacacaggctctgcTGCTAAATAATTTTCTGGCCCCCAAGGGCCCTGCAGGATACTCCCTTTCACTCCATTCCACACCCAGACAGACGGGGCCAGTCTTAAATCTGCTGTAGAGCTCCTGAGATGTGTTctactgtgtatgagtgtgtgtgtgttcgtgtgtgtgtgtgtatttgagagagagagagagagagatagagagacagtgtgtgttggtgagtgaTTAGTCTGTAGGCTTTTGGGCGGCTGGGAAAATATGTAATGACAGGAGGAATATAAGGGTTTTAGAATAGAGAGTgttagagagtgaaagagagaaatagtgattgagagagagtgagtgagtgagtgagattgaaaaagagtgagaaagatggggtaaaaagaaagagagggagagagacaaagaatagTTGCAGTGAGTTCTGATTGTAATATTTGTGGACTACTTCTATTGCACATAACCACATAAGTTACCAACCAAACATAGGCCATGATTCATTTGTTGCCTTTTTTCTTAACTGGCAAGAGATGCAAGAATACAGTCAGGGAAAAAACCTGAAAGGATTATTTTGTGAGATTTGCTTGTAGTGTAGTGCGTGTAGTGCGAGGTGCGGTGTAGTTTGGCATTGCATGGCTTGGTGTAGTGTATGGCGTAGTGTGGCATACATTATTGTGATGTTTTGTGGTATGGTGTGGTGTAGTGTAGAGTACTGTGGTGTGATGTGGTGTAGCCTTGTGTGGAGTGGTatgggagggcagagagatggagaaacagCTAGAAGGATGACGGCTGTGCCCTCTGACTAACAGGCATATAACGAAACATTTACTGTTCCTCAGGGAGTCATGAATTTCCAAACTGAGGAAAAACAACTTGACGGTACTCTAATATCTGTGTCATTAACATGCCATTGTGAAACATTGCACAATGAaaacatctccccctcctcctattTTTAATGATCCTTCTCTTACTTTCTTTGCAAgcatcttcctctccttctccacttccttctcctcttcctcctcctcctctattgCCCTCTCCTATCTTTGTCCTCATTCTCCAATCCCTTTGCATGTTCCTTCTCTTCATCCAACCACTCATCTCCTCTTCATCATTTACAGAATATACAACGTGAatgtgagaaagaaagacacaaagagagaaaaagtgagagaggtAGACTGAGAGatacggagagaaagagaaaggaagagagagatatatatatagaaagagGAGTTCCAGTTCACATTTCAAGTTGATTGCCATTTGTAAAAAGTATAGGTACAGATACATTGGAATGATTAGGTCCTGCTCCTCTTGGACCCTGTAATAATAATTCCTAACCTGCTACTACACTTATCAACAATATAAAGTATATCATATAa of Hypomesus transpacificus isolate Combined female chromosome 11, fHypTra1, whole genome shotgun sequence contains these proteins:
- the gdf10a gene encoding growth/differentiation factor 10, whose protein sequence is MGTLSVFSLYTLVLGLNGYLGAAAGRNLIRAMRSARESPFESFLDGARPDAVSQHMFKVYEKYNREVRHPQEGNTVRSFKGIQERSDQRVVYHLNLTSLLDSEVIQSASFHFLFDQRPRQRAWFCKRFKAPSCRALPLNSVPSVHILLRSIPTGSGVTLGSQGSLLGNVTFHPHRRGVWQMKDVTQVIKEARGQGQLLVSLQMDYGLQYQRYPDEALSEANLPYLLVYADDQALVEPNSVAATLQRFDPFSEGGEASPPVSSPSLPHPASLSGRVRRQAPMTSDPIHNNELPEVDYTLEGYSKESLWQNTYLALKPKAKPEKKEKRRKVHEGREVGQDEGKEGGVERRGEHQVQKEEQEKLAILRIDQRTVKKPNDGRKAERKDGGSRDGGKHEGRNGGARGQSRSPELRFDERTMRQARRRQWGLPQQKGCTRRSLRVDFSDIGWSEWVLAPKAFDAYYCAGTCGFPMPKLMRPSNHATIQSIVRAVGIVPGVPEPCCVPEKMSSLAVLYQEEDGNPVLKVYPAMSVETCSCR